A single Pagrus major chromosome 19, Pma_NU_1.0 DNA region contains:
- the LOC141014923 gene encoding uncharacterized protein, with translation MEGGDRGGDETRAFQQAIGVLRNILSSPETIPSLSSSLERQRTGSAAPNVTHSAVESEMRELFRPGNSQVPSAAQAAANVTQGQTGGLRRPSLRYQTQQHFGNWNTRSRKRAKTQYHDTFNKDVILLPRPSSSLVVKHRTKQQLHEQGHILNGFEFQKSWDQRTVTEQIRDAFGEKLSADVSLEFLMACGNRLISPKLRAGQDLDANLIHKVYKSKALYIRPSKPILDDNTGYSSEENTGSARQLRSSSLTRDRHSFESSDSFTSQMTASPPTCTSAVTQTPALTHQSSISTNHTSTSASSSSSQLPVCSQESCTSSSQPSTSSFGGTTLADPTVVLTCQNSSSSPYQSSTPASLCSVLPSTATNYDNYLSVTAALSDMSSDDEELNQAILASLQSESTPVGSNRRRAEEDVVTFWRDYLTDAEDQEGTHKLGTILAFATGANTVPPIGFSPQPSVEFLHKEHNTGTISKLPIANTCINCLKLPLHTSYKDFQENMDFALGNTHGFGIA, from the exons ATGGAGGGGGGAGATCGTGGGGGAGATGAGACGCGGGCATTTCAGCAAGCTATTGGGGTACTAAGGAATATTTTGTCTTCTCCTGAAACCATCCCATCCTTGTCCTCGTCCCTTGAGCGGCAGAGGACAGGCTCAGCTGCACCTAACGTTACTCATAGCGCGGTGGAAAGTGAGATGCGAGAACTTTTCAGACCAGGCAACTCCCAAGTTCCTTCAGCAGCCCAAGCAGCAGCTAATGTGACACAAGGCCAAACTGGAGGACTGCGGCGGCCGTCATTGCGATATCAGACTCAGCAACACTTTGGCAACTGGAACACCCGGTCAAGGAAACG GGCCAAAACACAATATCACGATACTTTCAACAAAGACGTCATCCTTCTTCCGAGGCCATCAAGCAGTCTTGTTGTCAAACATCGCACAAAGCAACAGTTACACGAACAAGGACATATATTGAATGGATTTGAATTCCAGAAATCCTGGGACCAGAGGACTGTCACTGAACAAATACGGGATGCCTTTGGAGAAAAACTCTCTGCTGATGTGAG CCTTGAGTTTCTGATGGCATGTGGCAACAGATTGATTTCACCCAAACTGCGTGCTGGACAAGACCTGGATGCAAATCTCATACATAAAGTCTATAAATCTAAAGCCCTATACATCAGACCATCAAAGCCAATTTTG GATGATAATACAGGCTATAGCAGTGAGGAAAACACTGGTTCAGCAAGGCAGCTGCGCTCCTCATCTCTAACACGAGATAGACACTCATTTGAATCTTCAGACAGTTTTACCAGCCAAATGACTGCCTCCCCACCAACCTGTACTTCTGCAGTTACCCAAACTCCTGCCTTGACACACCAAAGCAGTATCTCAACCAACCACACCAGCACTTCAGCAAGCAGTTCTTCGAGTCAATTGCCAGTGTGCTCACAGGAAAGCTGCACTTCCTCCAGTCAGCCTTCTACCTCATCGTTTGGAGGAACAACTTTAGCTGATCCAACTGTGGTCCTGACTTGCCAAAACAGCTCAAGCTCACCTTACCAGAGCAGCACTCCAGCAAGTCTTTGTTCTGTGTTACCCTCTACTGCAACAAACTATGATAACTACCTTTCAGTAACGGCTGCACTGTCTGACATGTCTTCTGATGATGAGGAATTGAACCAGGCTATACTAGCAAGCCTACAGAGTGAAAG CACTCCAGTTGGCAGCAACAGAAGGCGTGCTGAAGAAGATGTTGTTACTTTCTGGAGAGACTACCTAACAGATGCAGAAG ATCAAGAGGGAACGCACAAGCTGGGGACAATTCTCGCCTTTGCCACCGGTGCCAATACTGTTCCACCAATTGGCTTCTCCCCACAACCTTCAGTGGAATTTCTTCACAAAGAGCACAACACGGGTACCATTTCTAAACTGCCCATTGCAAACACCTGCATCAATTGCTTGAAGTTACCACTGCACACCTCTTACAAAGActttcaggaaaacatggacTTTGCATTGGGCAATACCCATGGTTTTGGCATAGCTTAA